Proteins from a single region of Phycisphaeraceae bacterium D3-23:
- a CDS encoding site-specific DNA-methyltransferase, with protein MARKKSTQKKTTRKKSATKSASGAGTVTHSRHKSTTRKNNPPAALAGEAPVPPAPKAVYDYSPRLNPVLRSDPQGEYTALLDAATKRTLTKDEAATLEAALASRAPWLEWANKRETDTRDLRVDPVALHIHERISAQAILKTAAKDVQDSNFRGLFGDPQQAYHEAVQFYKHDIDWTNRLILGDSLSVMSSLARRESLSGGVQMIYMDPPYGIKFASNFQPQVGQRDVKDKDTDLTREPEMVRAYRDTWHLGIHSYLAYLRDRLIVARELLADSGSIFVQISDENLHRVRQVMDEVFGAENFCSVITFAKTSGFSPTLLSNVSDYLIWYAKDKEHVRYRQLSIEKTLGEAGATQYTYAEDQKSSAIRNFQSLEDLNENEKVFAHGDLSAQGTSGNTSDFELAGVDFSPPKNSHWKTTENGIRRLIESCRAVMIGKSARYKRYLDDFPIYPISNIWTDTNVSGFADKKQFVVQTNVGVVARCMLMTTDPGDLVLDPTCGSGTTAYVAEQWGRRWITTDTSRVALALARQRLLTAKFDRYLLEDETKDEAATKNGKGIDPATNFQYKTVPHITLGSIARNENLDPIFAEHEPILDEKLAAVNVALKDVDDTLREKLVTKLAEKMQDEGLRAATDADRRRWLLPGTPRKVIETAYAGKKKLKVKHVKDAFAQVPPDGKFEHWHVPFDTDDDWPEALSKAVNDYRKAWRAKMDAVNACIDANAEQETLVDQPVKVPGVVRVTGPFTVEAVQPPEMSLSDEAVRSDDPEFAATPGDLETFHADGEPVRESREVQPRPELDVQNVDAYLDTMIQLLRADGVKFPNNKTMRFTRLERRSDINGLGVHAEGRWEAIDGEADNDPEGEATVAVVIGPQYGSVTSGQVIDAMRWALRQGYTDIVFAGFSFDATAQAEIEHYKDGKMRMHLAHIRPDVNPAMDGLLKNPAKPGEGQLFAVFGQPRVEVHDPDEDGLVRVEMEGVDIYDPVKNVTLSTKADKVACWLLDGDYDGQTFCVTQAFFPDKSAWGKLAKALGGKDGTIDDDAFEALSGTVSLPFAIGEHKRAAVKVIDPRGNEVMKVVAIGG; from the coding sequence TTGGCCCGCAAAAAATCCACCCAAAAGAAAACCACCCGCAAGAAGTCGGCAACGAAAAGCGCTTCCGGGGCCGGCACCGTCACCCACTCCCGCCACAAGTCCACCACACGCAAGAACAACCCGCCCGCCGCCCTCGCCGGCGAGGCCCCTGTTCCGCCCGCACCCAAGGCCGTCTACGACTATTCCCCGCGTCTGAATCCGGTCCTCCGTTCCGACCCGCAGGGCGAATACACCGCGCTGCTCGACGCCGCCACCAAACGCACACTCACCAAAGACGAAGCCGCGACCCTCGAAGCCGCGCTCGCCTCCCGCGCCCCCTGGCTGGAATGGGCCAACAAACGCGAAACGGACACCCGCGATCTCCGCGTCGATCCCGTCGCCCTGCACATCCACGAGCGCATCTCCGCACAGGCCATCCTCAAGACCGCCGCCAAAGACGTGCAGGATTCCAACTTCCGCGGGCTCTTCGGCGACCCGCAGCAGGCCTACCACGAGGCCGTCCAGTTCTACAAGCACGACATCGACTGGACCAACCGCCTGATCCTCGGCGACTCGCTCTCGGTCATGTCCTCCCTCGCCCGGCGCGAATCCCTTTCCGGGGGCGTCCAGATGATCTACATGGACCCGCCCTACGGCATCAAGTTCGCCAGCAACTTCCAGCCGCAGGTCGGCCAGCGCGATGTCAAAGACAAAGACACCGACCTGACCCGCGAGCCGGAGATGGTCCGCGCCTACCGCGACACCTGGCACCTGGGTATCCACTCCTATCTCGCCTACCTCCGCGACCGCCTCATCGTCGCCCGCGAACTGCTCGCCGACTCCGGCTCAATCTTTGTGCAGATCAGCGATGAAAATCTCCACCGCGTTAGGCAGGTGATGGATGAGGTGTTTGGGGCGGAGAATTTTTGTTCAGTAATCACATTTGCTAAAACAAGCGGATTTAGTCCAACATTGCTGTCAAATGTCAGTGATTACCTTATCTGGTATGCAAAAGACAAGGAGCATGTCAGATACCGACAGCTATCTATCGAGAAAACATTGGGTGAAGCGGGGGCCACACAATATACTTATGCCGAAGATCAGAAGTCTTCAGCAATTCGAAATTTTCAGTCGCTTGAAGATTTGAATGAGAATGAAAAGGTTTTCGCTCATGGAGATTTGAGTGCGCAAGGCACTTCTGGAAACACGTCGGATTTTGAGCTTGCTGGCGTTGATTTCAGTCCACCCAAAAACAGCCACTGGAAGACGACGGAGAATGGTATTCGCCGGCTTATTGAGTCTTGCCGAGCTGTCATGATTGGAAAGAGTGCTCGTTATAAACGATATCTTGATGATTTCCCTATCTATCCAATCTCGAACATATGGACTGATACAAATGTCAGTGGATTTGCCGATAAGAAGCAGTTTGTGGTACAGACCAATGTAGGCGTAGTTGCTCGTTGCATGCTCATGACCACCGACCCAGGCGACCTCGTGCTGGACCCAACATGCGGGTCGGGGACGACGGCGTATGTCGCCGAGCAGTGGGGCCGGCGGTGGATCACGACCGACACCTCCCGTGTCGCCCTAGCGTTGGCCCGGCAGCGCCTGCTCACCGCGAAGTTTGACCGCTACCTGCTCGAAGACGAGACCAAGGACGAGGCCGCGACCAAGAACGGCAAGGGCATCGACCCGGCGACCAACTTCCAGTACAAGACTGTCCCGCACATCACGCTCGGTTCGATCGCCCGCAACGAAAACCTCGACCCCATTTTCGCCGAGCACGAGCCGATCCTCGATGAGAAACTCGCGGCCGTGAACGTCGCGCTCAAAGACGTGGACGATACGCTTCGGGAAAAACTGGTGACGAAGCTGGCCGAGAAGATGCAGGACGAAGGCCTGCGCGCCGCGACGGACGCCGACCGCCGCCGCTGGCTCCTGCCCGGTACGCCCCGGAAGGTGATCGAGACGGCTTACGCCGGGAAGAAGAAGCTTAAGGTCAAGCACGTCAAGGATGCGTTCGCACAAGTCCCACCGGATGGGAAGTTCGAGCATTGGCATGTCCCGTTTGATACGGATGACGACTGGCCGGAAGCCCTATCGAAAGCCGTGAATGACTACCGCAAGGCGTGGCGTGCCAAGATGGATGCGGTCAACGCCTGCATCGATGCCAACGCCGAGCAGGAAACCCTCGTCGACCAGCCGGTGAAGGTTCCGGGGGTCGTGCGCGTCACCGGGCCGTTCACCGTCGAGGCCGTCCAGCCGCCGGAGATGTCGCTGAGTGATGAGGCGGTGCGGTCGGATGATCCGGAGTTTGCGGCGACGCCGGGAGACCTGGAGACGTTCCACGCCGACGGCGAGCCGGTGCGCGAATCCAGAGAAGTTCAACCACGTCCCGAGTTGGATGTCCAGAATGTGGATGCCTATCTCGACACGATGATCCAACTCTTGCGGGCCGATGGCGTGAAGTTCCCGAACAACAAGACGATGCGTTTTACCCGGCTCGAACGCCGCAGCGACATTAACGGGTTAGGGGTGCACGCCGAGGGGCGATGGGAAGCCATCGATGGCGAAGCGGACAACGACCCCGAAGGCGAGGCCACGGTCGCGGTGGTGATCGGCCCGCAGTACGGTTCGGTGACCAGCGGGCAGGTGATCGACGCGATGCGCTGGGCGCTGCGGCAGGGCTACACCGATATCGTCTTCGCCGGGTTCAGCTTCGACGCGACCGCGCAGGCCGAGATCGAGCACTACAAAGACGGCAAGATGCGGATGCACTTGGCCCACATCCGCCCGGACGTGAACCCCGCGATGGATGGGCTCCTAAAGAACCCCGCCAAGCCCGGCGAGGGCCAGTTGTTCGCGGTCTTCGGTCAACCGCGCGTCGAGGTCCACGACCCCGACGAAGACGGCTTGGTCCGCGTGGAGATGGAAGGCGTGGACATCTACGACCCGGTCAAGAACGTGACCCTGTCCACCAAGGCGGATAAGGTCGCCTGCTGGCTCTTGGATGGCGACTACGACGGCCAAACCTTCTGCGTCACCCAAGCCTTCTTCCCCGACAAGTCAGCCTGGGGCAAACTCGCCAAAGCACTGGGCGGCAAAGACGGCACAATCGACGACGACGCTTTCGAGGCCCTAAGCGGCACCGTATCGCTCCCGTTCGCCATCGGCGAGCACAAACGCGCGGCGGTGAAGGTGATCGATCCGAGAGGGAATGAAGTGATGAAGGTGGTGGCAATTGGTGGCTAA
- a CDS encoding sigma-70 family RNA polymerase sigma factor, with the protein MPDPPPQPDGPERFARLFAQHQQALFRYILLLTGRLEDAQDVLQETSVALLRKIDTYDADRPFLPWARRFAYFEVLRHREQSTRRGVLLAPDVLDQISGDAPAAETLLDARRSALTQCLAKLTQPQRELLRQRYAGDATVKSVAQATGRPIQTLYTQLKRLRRTLMDCVDKAVGQEGGP; encoded by the coding sequence ATGCCGGATCCACCCCCACAACCCGACGGCCCGGAGCGTTTCGCCCGGCTGTTTGCGCAGCACCAGCAGGCGCTGTTTCGTTACATCCTGTTGCTGACCGGTCGGCTGGAGGATGCTCAGGACGTTTTGCAGGAGACGTCGGTTGCGCTGCTGCGGAAGATCGATACGTACGATGCGGATCGGCCGTTCCTGCCTTGGGCGAGGCGGTTTGCGTATTTTGAGGTGTTGCGTCACCGGGAGCAGAGCACCCGGCGGGGGGTGTTGCTTGCGCCGGATGTGCTGGACCAGATCAGCGGGGATGCCCCTGCGGCGGAGACGCTGCTGGACGCTCGGCGGTCTGCGTTGACGCAGTGTTTGGCGAAGCTGACCCAGCCGCAGCGCGAGTTGCTGCGTCAACGATACGCCGGCGACGCGACGGTCAAGTCGGTTGCCCAGGCGACCGGCCGGCCGATCCAGACGCTCTACACCCAGCTCAAACGCCTGCGCCGGACCTTGATGGACTGTGTCGATAAGGCGGTCGGGCAGGAGGGCGGTCCATGA
- a CDS encoding diadenylate cyclase — protein sequence MSDVVVVDRFMLVLAEVLDAVGKPYYQGLLAKLGDRVVAEVAETSRVKAELISECLRVLESWASQTYEGHRIAYAIGIDGAYGAGKTSLAKFSDLADEDFAKVLSNGIDTMVAINADGKVFFYGACGQGVSRPFAPIRVGPLAKWTSETSRVCLVLNRLGEIIVLKNGAMNFAKRSGNWHHFTHEECISQMGKVGSRDLRQAVYETSIDVSFARTGACICLMKSSKRGSLKSYVVANDLIESSSTEKSIVLKHCVGRNFEQLDRRLRLEIASMDGATIIDHNGRIVAAGAIVTVPGGSSGGGRRAASVALSRLGLAIKVSADGGITAFTDRGSVSNPEVAFEICK from the coding sequence ATGAGCGACGTGGTGGTTGTTGATCGCTTCATGCTTGTATTGGCCGAAGTGCTGGATGCTGTAGGAAAACCTTACTACCAAGGCCTTCTAGCCAAACTAGGTGACCGAGTTGTTGCGGAAGTCGCAGAGACAAGTCGAGTTAAGGCAGAACTCATATCTGAATGCCTGAGGGTGTTGGAGTCGTGGGCTTCACAGACGTATGAAGGGCATCGAATTGCCTATGCTATTGGTATAGACGGTGCATATGGTGCAGGTAAAACCTCGCTCGCTAAGTTTTCTGATCTTGCAGACGAAGATTTTGCAAAAGTTCTAAGCAATGGCATCGATACAATGGTTGCCATCAATGCTGACGGTAAAGTTTTCTTTTATGGTGCTTGCGGGCAAGGTGTTAGCCGACCATTCGCACCAATAAGAGTTGGTCCGCTAGCAAAATGGACGAGTGAAACATCTCGCGTGTGTTTGGTACTAAATCGCTTAGGAGAAATTATTGTCCTTAAGAATGGTGCCATGAATTTTGCCAAAAGAAGCGGCAATTGGCATCACTTTACGCACGAAGAATGTATTTCGCAGATGGGTAAGGTTGGATCGAGAGATCTAAGACAAGCAGTTTACGAAACAAGTATCGACGTTTCATTCGCGCGCACTGGTGCCTGCATCTGCTTGATGAAAAGCAGCAAGCGCGGATCATTAAAATCATATGTTGTTGCAAATGATCTAATTGAGTCAAGCTCAACAGAAAAATCTATCGTATTAAAACATTGCGTGGGCCGAAACTTTGAACAACTTGATCGCAGGCTGCGTCTGGAAATTGCGAGTATGGACGGCGCAACGATTATTGACCACAATGGAAGGATTGTCGCTGCAGGAGCGATTGTGACTGTTCCGGGTGGAAGTTCAGGTGGTGGCCGCAGGGCTGCTTCCGTTGCATTGTCGCGTCTCGGCCTAGCCATAAAAGTCTCGGCTGATGGTGGTATCACAGCATTCACTGATAGAGGCAGTGTATCGAACCCAGAGGTGGCGTTTGAAATCTGTAAGTGA
- a CDS encoding GNAT family N-acetyltransferase — MSDVVRIVDREVIDIQSSSVNPVNPVNPVNPGVPGGPVAPLPMAQVAGGEITIRPGVVGDFAWMDVLQKANNKALGFMHRATLVGHLEKGHVLVAECFEPQRHGEHGDQIGEGAPGSGVSSGGARTTGGTPIPPGEAPATPVGYVLGVDRYLKRDELGVIYQMCVAPEYRRSFVAANLLKAKFEASAYGCRLYCCWCAQDLAANRFWEAMGFVPLAFRTGGGRTKKAGPRMHIFWQKRVRGRRLDPQTRAWVDDDFPYWFPSMTGAGAIGEDRIVLPIPPGTHWSDAKPVVLPEGLRKGEGVDEVKLLEDEVSRLEREKKKGKGKRGQGPRGQVEKKPPRRVTAGGLHFGPVPGDPEVVSSSDTANDEAEAGRVAAVAAELKEKKKALRREKKKFDPAQVAFARELKDRWLEEVQAQPGLLAPSAAKYAVRRGIEAVGPGGREA; from the coding sequence ATGTCGGATGTCGTACGCATTGTGGATCGCGAAGTGATTGATATTCAATCGTCGTCGGTGAATCCGGTGAATCCGGTGAATCCGGTGAATCCGGGGGTGCCGGGGGGGCCGGTTGCGCCGCTCCCGATGGCTCAAGTGGCGGGGGGTGAGATCACGATTCGGCCGGGGGTGGTGGGCGACTTTGCGTGGATGGATGTGTTGCAGAAGGCGAACAACAAGGCGCTTGGGTTTATGCACCGGGCGACGCTGGTCGGGCACCTGGAGAAGGGGCATGTGCTCGTGGCGGAGTGTTTTGAACCACAGAGACACGGAGAGCACGGAGATCAGATCGGGGAGGGGGCCCCCGGCAGTGGGGTTTCTTCGGGCGGTGCCCGAACGACAGGCGGGACGCCTATCCCACCGGGGGAAGCACCGGCGACGCCGGTGGGCTACGTCCTGGGTGTGGACCGGTACCTGAAGCGGGATGAGCTGGGGGTGATCTATCAGATGTGTGTGGCCCCGGAATATCGACGCTCGTTCGTTGCGGCGAATCTATTGAAGGCGAAGTTCGAGGCGAGTGCTTATGGGTGTCGTTTGTATTGTTGTTGGTGCGCGCAGGATTTGGCGGCGAATCGTTTTTGGGAGGCGATGGGGTTTGTGCCGTTGGCGTTTCGGACGGGTGGGGGAAGGACGAAGAAGGCGGGGCCGAGGATGCATATCTTCTGGCAGAAGAGGGTCCGCGGCCGGAGGTTGGACCCGCAAACGCGGGCGTGGGTTGACGATGATTTTCCGTATTGGTTTCCGAGCATGACGGGGGCGGGGGCGATCGGTGAGGATCGGATTGTGCTGCCGATCCCGCCTGGGACGCATTGGTCGGATGCGAAGCCGGTGGTGCTGCCGGAGGGCCTGCGGAAGGGGGAGGGGGTGGACGAGGTCAAGTTGTTGGAGGACGAGGTGTCGCGGTTGGAGCGTGAGAAGAAGAAGGGGAAGGGGAAGAGGGGCCAGGGGCCGAGGGGCCAAGTGGAGAAGAAACCGCCGCGGCGGGTGACGGCGGGGGGGCTGCACTTTGGGCCTGTGCCGGGGGACCCGGAAGTGGTGTCAAGCTCGGACACGGCGAATGATGAAGCGGAGGCCGGGCGGGTCGCGGCGGTGGCGGCGGAGCTGAAGGAGAAGAAGAAGGCGCTGCGTCGTGAGAAGAAGAAGTTTGACCCGGCGCAGGTGGCGTTTGCGCGGGAGCTGAAGGACCGTTGGCTGGAGGAGGTGCAGGCGCAGCCGGGGCTCTTAGCGCCCAGCGCGGCGAAGTACGCGGTGCGGCGGGGGATTGAAGCGGTGGGGCCGGGCGGTCGCGAGGCGTAG
- a CDS encoding DEAD/DEAH box helicase family protein: protein MTDTPIQAIEHPIICSPWAEPTHHWLYDKETGAAAKQEGRREAGFHTPQSQSQRDIRRGQAELADMLESFVPLPMVNRLRADVKRWREAGYRGASKVTRELLNHWRRPDQERQPFYCQIESAETVIYLAELGTPGRLSKTGFQNFQLSAGDIQKMLRGENPGFEEYTAEDYYPTLVDQPHDADLPGLIRLGCKQATGSGKTIVMAMLIAWSFCNRGVNPASTQYPSGVLVCCPNLTVRERLSVLKTSGKGNYYDLFNLVPGKYRGLLNLGVVEVTNWHRFAPESANKEGDSTYRVVDKGDETPETFLKSRFPTLADRGPLLVLNDEGHHAWRGVEGKVDTSELDAEEKAAFETEKNETVWVAGLDMINQHTAGFDAKGNPLPGIAFCVDLSATPFYIGGSGHPEGRPFPWLVSDFGLIDAIESGITKIPRLPVRDATGRPEPKYYALWKNICEDLKPAEKLAGRAGKPKPEVIWRKAEGALLQLAGQWKASFKEIVSDAPGEDHVPPVMIVVCDNTDIAEEFYRRISGERIEKTVNPDTGKETEVTVYDRGKVFHEYLSNTEHQKRTIRIDSKLLAQAESRTGESKADAAEQLRQLVATVGDKGQPGEHVRCVVSVSMLTEGWDANNVKHILGLRAFGSQLLCEQVVGRGLRRMSYQRDEKGMLSPEYVDVYGIPFSLIPFKGKTSKPQSDRPTLRIKAMPERAAFELKFPIVEGYGYTSVTNRVVCDVDNVEKLMLEPMHEPEASFVKPELGLEPVGVIDSGGPFKIEEQNRQAYYDQTHPQQIAFILSQALINRLLAAGESDAGGRERLVARNALFPQVFPIVDRYIKTRVEYNGLPKCELGLDRYMGRMLERLSDAISWADEEGTSTLMPILYRNKEIGTSADINFTTTKPTQQVSKSHVNRVVADTLSWEQSVAFQLERDASPVECFVKNDHLDLVIPYEYDGIEHGYLPDFLCRMKNGSHLILEVKGQPTDQTQAKHQGAKRWVQAVNNWGQMGVWRFHACYKPAELLDELAKLY from the coding sequence ATGACTGATACTCCCATCCAGGCCATCGAGCACCCGATCATCTGCAGCCCGTGGGCGGAGCCGACGCACCACTGGCTGTACGACAAAGAGACCGGCGCGGCGGCCAAGCAGGAAGGCCGACGAGAGGCAGGGTTTCATACGCCCCAGTCGCAGAGCCAGCGCGATATCCGAAGGGGACAGGCCGAACTCGCGGATATGCTCGAATCGTTCGTGCCGCTGCCGATGGTCAATCGACTACGGGCGGATGTGAAGCGATGGCGTGAAGCGGGCTACCGCGGTGCGTCCAAGGTCACGCGGGAACTGCTCAACCACTGGCGTCGGCCCGATCAGGAACGCCAGCCGTTCTACTGCCAGATCGAGTCGGCCGAGACGGTGATCTACCTCGCCGAGTTGGGCACCCCCGGAAGATTGAGCAAGACCGGGTTTCAGAACTTCCAACTCTCGGCGGGCGACATCCAGAAGATGCTGCGCGGCGAGAACCCGGGCTTTGAAGAATACACCGCCGAAGACTACTACCCGACGCTGGTCGATCAGCCCCACGATGCTGATCTGCCGGGATTGATTCGTTTGGGCTGCAAGCAGGCGACCGGCTCGGGCAAGACGATCGTCATGGCGATGCTCATCGCGTGGTCGTTCTGTAACCGGGGCGTGAACCCGGCCAGCACGCAATACCCCAGCGGGGTGTTGGTTTGCTGCCCGAACCTCACCGTGCGTGAGCGATTGAGCGTGCTTAAGACTTCCGGCAAAGGCAACTACTACGACCTGTTTAACCTCGTGCCGGGCAAGTATCGCGGGCTTTTGAACCTCGGCGTCGTCGAGGTGACCAACTGGCACCGCTTCGCGCCGGAGTCGGCAAATAAAGAAGGGGACAGCACGTACCGCGTGGTGGACAAGGGCGATGAGACGCCAGAAACGTTCCTCAAGTCGCGTTTCCCAACCCTGGCCGATCGCGGCCCGCTCTTGGTGCTCAACGACGAAGGCCACCACGCATGGCGTGGCGTCGAGGGCAAAGTCGATACAAGCGAACTCGATGCGGAGGAGAAGGCAGCGTTCGAGACAGAGAAGAACGAAACGGTCTGGGTCGCGGGCCTGGACATGATTAACCAGCACACAGCCGGCTTCGATGCGAAAGGAAACCCACTTCCGGGGATCGCGTTCTGCGTCGATCTATCAGCCACGCCGTTCTACATCGGCGGGAGCGGCCATCCCGAGGGTCGGCCGTTTCCGTGGCTGGTCAGCGACTTTGGGCTGATCGACGCGATCGAGTCGGGCATCACCAAGATCCCGCGTTTGCCGGTGCGCGACGCGACGGGGCGGCCCGAGCCCAAGTACTACGCGCTGTGGAAGAACATCTGCGAGGACCTCAAGCCAGCCGAGAAGCTGGCCGGCCGGGCGGGTAAGCCCAAGCCCGAGGTCATCTGGCGCAAAGCGGAGGGGGCCCTGCTCCAACTCGCCGGGCAGTGGAAGGCTTCATTTAAAGAGATCGTCTCGGATGCGCCGGGAGAAGACCACGTCCCGCCGGTGATGATCGTGGTGTGCGACAACACGGACATCGCCGAGGAGTTTTACCGCCGGATTAGCGGCGAGCGGATCGAGAAGACAGTGAATCCCGACACCGGTAAAGAAACCGAGGTCACCGTCTACGACCGAGGCAAAGTTTTTCACGAATATCTCAGTAACACAGAACACCAGAAACGTACGATCCGCATCGACAGCAAACTGCTGGCACAGGCCGAGAGCCGGACCGGCGAAAGCAAGGCGGATGCGGCAGAGCAACTGCGTCAGTTGGTAGCTACGGTCGGCGATAAGGGGCAACCGGGTGAGCACGTACGCTGCGTCGTCTCTGTCTCGATGCTCACCGAGGGTTGGGACGCGAATAACGTCAAACATATCCTCGGGCTCCGCGCTTTTGGCTCGCAACTGTTGTGCGAGCAGGTCGTCGGGCGTGGTTTGCGCCGGATGAGCTACCAGCGTGACGAAAAGGGGATGCTCTCGCCCGAGTACGTCGATGTCTACGGCATCCCGTTCTCGCTGATCCCGTTTAAAGGTAAGACCTCCAAGCCCCAGAGCGATCGGCCGACGCTACGCATCAAGGCAATGCCCGAGCGAGCAGCGTTTGAACTCAAGTTCCCCATCGTAGAGGGATACGGCTACACGTCTGTCACGAATCGGGTGGTGTGCGATGTCGATAACGTCGAGAAGCTCATGCTTGAACCCATGCATGAACCCGAGGCGTCGTTCGTGAAGCCAGAACTCGGCCTCGAACCGGTCGGGGTTATCGATTCAGGCGGCCCATTCAAGATCGAAGAACAGAACCGCCAGGCCTATTACGACCAGACACACCCCCAGCAGATCGCTTTTATCCTCTCTCAAGCATTGATCAATCGATTGCTGGCGGCAGGCGAAAGCGACGCGGGCGGCCGAGAACGGCTGGTCGCCCGGAACGCCCTGTTCCCGCAGGTCTTCCCGATCGTAGACCGCTATATCAAGACGCGCGTCGAATACAACGGCTTGCCAAAGTGTGAACTCGGCCTGGATCGGTACATGGGGCGGATGCTCGAACGGCTCAGTGATGCGATTTCTTGGGCCGACGAAGAGGGCACCTCGACGTTGATGCCGATCCTCTACCGGAATAAAGAGATCGGTACCAGCGCGGACATCAACTTTACAACGACCAAGCCGACCCAACAGGTCAGTAAAAGCCATGTAAACCGGGTGGTGGCGGATACGCTTTCATGGGAGCAGTCCGTCGCGTTCCAACTCGAACGCGATGCCTCGCCGGTTGAGTGTTTCGTGAAGAACGATCACCTCGATCTTGTCATCCCCTACGAGTACGACGGGATCGAGCACGGCTACTTGCCCGACTTCCTCTGCCGGATGAAAAACGGCAGCCACCTCATATTGGAAGTGAAGGGGCAGCCCACCGACCAGACGCAGGCGAAGCATCAAGGCGCGAAACGCTGGGTGCAGGCCGTGAACAACTGGGGGCAGATGGGCGTCTGGCGTTTCCATGCCTGTTATAAGCCGGCCGAGTTGTTGGATGAACTGGCAAAGCTGTATTAG